A genomic region of Papaver somniferum cultivar HN1 chromosome 7, ASM357369v1, whole genome shotgun sequence contains the following coding sequences:
- the LOC113300039 gene encoding probable phospholipid hydroperoxide glutathione peroxidase: protein MASMGFCASIPSSQKSFTRNLVNPSSSPIPCFGISNEISSKSSFVHHGFSLISCGFQSKSIKTTAVVYARAATEKSIYDFSVKDIDGKDVSLSKFKGKTLLVVNVASRCGLTTSNYTELSRIYEKYKTQGLEILAFPCNQFGFQEPGSNTEIKQFACTRFRAEFPIFDKVDVNGPFTAPVYQFLKSSAGGFLGDLIKWNFEKFLVDKNGKVVERYPPTTSPFQIEKDIQKLLAA, encoded by the exons ATGGCTTCAATGGGTTTCTGTGCTTCAATACCTTCTTCTCAAAAATCTTTCACCAGGAATCTTGTCAATCCTTCCTCTTCTCCAATACCTTGTTTTGGTATTTCCAATGAAATATCATCAAAATCTAGTTTTGTACATCACGGATTCTCTCTAATATCTTGTGGGTTTCAATCAAAATCTATTAAAACAACTGCTGTTGTTTATGCCAGAGCTGCTACTGAGAAGAGTATTTATGATTTCAGTGTCAAG GATATAGATGGAAAAGATGTTTCTCTGAGCAAGTTCAAGGGAAAGACTCTTTTGGTCGTCAATGTTGCATCTAGATG TGGTTTGACAACATCTAATTACACCGAGCTCTCTCGCATTTACGAGAAGTACAAAACTCAAG GATTAGAAATTCTGGCTTTTCCTTGCAACCAATTTGGATTTCAAGAGCCAGGATCGAATACAGAGATTAAGCAGTTTGCTTGTACAAGGTTTAGAGCAGAATTCCCTATCTTTGATAAG GTTGATGTTAATGGGCCATTTACAGCTCCAGTTTATCAGTTTCTAAAGTCTAGTGCAGGAGGATTTTTGGGTGACCTAATCAAATGGAACTTTGAAAAGTTTCTGGTAGACAAAAATGGAAAGGTTGTAGAAAGATATCCACCTACTACCTCTCCTTTCCAAATTGAG AAGGATATCCAAAAGCTCCTTGCTGCATGA